The following is a genomic window from Methanococcoides sp. AM1.
ATCGGAATAATTGCACCGCCAGATGGCAATTTCTTCCCAAGGAAGAACGTAACCACAAAGGCAAGTGCGGGAAGTAGTGGTATTAAAAATGCAAGGTTTTCCATTGCCATTTTTACCACCTCAATATGTTAAGTTTATCAACATTGATCATATCTCGCATCCTGTAAATTGACATGAGTATTGCAAATCCGACAGCTGCTTCTGCTGCAGCCAGTGCAATAGAGAACAGTGCAAATACCTGCCCTGTCATGTCATCATTGTAACTTGAGAAGGCGACCAGGTTCATGTTTGCGGAGTTTAACATAAGTTCCACACACATAAGCATCCTGATACCGTTCTTCTGTGACATGAATCCATAGAGACCTATGGAGAACACGATAGCTGAAAGACCAAGATACCAATTTAACGGGATCATCAGTTATCATCTCCTTTTGCCAGATAGATGGCACCTATCAGTGAGGAAAGTAACACTACTGAAAGGATCTCGAATGGTATCACAAAGTCTGTAAAGATAAGGACACCCAATCCTTTGATGTTACTTGGATCAGCGATATTCTGGGGAAGCTGTTCAACAGTTGTCCATCCTGTACCATAAAGTGAAACCAGTACCACTGCAAGGAACAAGCCTGCAATGATCATCCTTGTAAATGACTTAACGATGGTCTCGAGTGAAGGAAGCTTCATATCCATCAACCTTAAGATCTGCCTCTTTGGGTTGAACTGATGGACAATTGAATCCATTATAGTTGGACGTTCGTTAGTCATTGTTCTCACTTCCCATATTCTTCTTAGTCAGCATAACTGCGAAGAGTATCAGAACTCCAATTGCTCCGACA
Proteins encoded in this region:
- the fpoK gene encoding F420H2 dehydrogenase subunit FpoK, whose amino-acid sequence is MIPLNWYLGLSAIVFSIGLYGFMSQKNGIRMLMCVELMLNSANMNLVAFSSYNDDMTGQVFALFSIALAAAEAAVGFAILMSIYRMRDMINVDKLNILRW
- the fpoJ gene encoding F420H2 dehydrogenase subunit FpoJ; amino-acid sequence: MTNERPTIMDSIVHQFNPKRQILRLMDMKLPSLETIVKSFTRMIIAGLFLAVVLVSLYGTGWTTVEQLPQNIADPSNIKGLGVLIFTDFVIPFEILSVVLLSSLIGAIYLAKGDDN